One Streptococcus gallolyticus subsp. gallolyticus DSM 16831 DNA window includes the following coding sequences:
- a CDS encoding AAA family ATPase, producing the protein MAERDFDLLPLLDYINPAMVDYATWCQIGMALKHEGYTAMDWDNWSQADTRYKRGECFKKWDTFNEEAGSVVTGATITQLAKENGWQPASSGRGDFHELDWEDTIDRDYQIVDKNWIESKEIREPLNWQPAQDLIRYLETLFDSTDLVGYVTATYPIETDNGTIYKPTQGNFDRTAGELIQLLQKTPDDIGAVFGDYKEEAGAWIRFNPLDGKGVKNDNVTDFRYALVESDTLDTGKQYALFKELELPIATLVHSGKKSLHAVVKVDARDYQEYRKRVDYIYQICKKNGLDIDTQNRNPSRLSRMPGVTRNGHKQFLIDTNIGKANYDEWYQWVEDLNDDLPDPEGLLDSWDDIPDLAPELIHGVLRQGHKMLIAGPSKAGKSFALIELSIAIAEGSKWLGWQCEQGRVLYVNLELDRPSALHRFKDVYDAMGLQANNVQNIDVWNLRGKTVPMDKLAPKLIRRSLKKNYQAVIIDPIYKVLTGDENSADQMAHFTNQFDKVATELGCSVIYCHHHSKGAQGGKKSMDRASGSGVFARDPDALIDLVELDLNDNLIKQRTDKAKCDVFKRAIQEKNLDYYQHGITLDDLQSVAQMSKHFDKALDDIMVRKPYLHEIQQVEESIKIATAWRVEGTLREFAKFPPVNMWFSYPVHSVDTTGVLADIQLEDDKPLWQKAKESRKSKEQNLKERNQKLETAYNALFDGSAPVTVQEIREYLDLKSNKSVENYIKEHNNFDVKKGIVFQVSVNQEAEKKEKN; encoded by the coding sequence ATGGCAGAGAGAGATTTTGACCTGCTACCATTGCTGGATTATATCAATCCTGCCATGGTAGATTATGCAACTTGGTGCCAAATTGGTATGGCACTTAAACACGAAGGCTATACAGCTATGGATTGGGATAACTGGTCACAAGCTGATACACGTTATAAACGTGGGGAGTGTTTCAAAAAATGGGATACTTTCAACGAAGAAGCAGGTAGTGTCGTAACAGGAGCTACTATCACGCAACTAGCAAAAGAGAATGGTTGGCAACCTGCGTCAAGCGGTCGTGGTGATTTCCATGAGCTTGATTGGGAAGATACCATTGACCGTGACTATCAAATTGTCGATAAGAACTGGATTGAATCTAAAGAAATCAGAGAACCGCTAAATTGGCAACCTGCACAAGATTTGATTAGATATCTAGAAACCTTGTTTGATTCAACGGATCTAGTCGGCTATGTGACTGCTACCTATCCAATTGAAACAGACAATGGCACAATTTATAAACCTACACAAGGGAATTTTGACAGGACAGCTGGTGAGCTTATCCAGCTACTGCAAAAAACGCCTGATGATATTGGCGCTGTCTTTGGTGATTATAAGGAAGAAGCAGGTGCGTGGATTCGTTTTAATCCGTTAGATGGTAAAGGTGTTAAAAACGACAACGTCACAGATTTTCGTTATGCACTTGTTGAATCAGACACGTTAGACACTGGTAAGCAATACGCACTATTTAAAGAGCTTGAATTGCCGATTGCAACGCTGGTTCATTCTGGCAAGAAGTCACTACACGCAGTCGTGAAAGTAGACGCGCGTGATTATCAAGAATATAGGAAACGTGTAGATTACATCTATCAAATCTGTAAGAAAAATGGTCTTGATATTGACACGCAAAACCGTAATCCTAGTCGTCTATCACGCATGCCAGGTGTCACACGAAACGGACACAAGCAATTCTTGATTGATACGAATATTGGTAAAGCCAATTACGACGAATGGTATCAATGGGTCGAAGATTTAAACGACGATTTACCAGACCCAGAAGGACTGTTAGACAGCTGGGACGACATACCAGATTTAGCACCAGAGCTTATCCATGGTGTGCTACGTCAAGGGCATAAGATGCTGATTGCTGGTCCGTCAAAAGCTGGGAAATCATTTGCCTTGATTGAGTTATCAATCGCCATAGCTGAAGGTAGCAAGTGGTTAGGTTGGCAATGTGAGCAAGGACGTGTCTTATATGTCAATTTGGAATTGGATAGACCGTCAGCACTGCACCGTTTTAAAGACGTGTACGACGCTATGGGACTTCAAGCAAATAATGTTCAAAATATCGACGTCTGGAATTTGCGTGGTAAGACCGTCCCAATGGACAAGTTAGCGCCGAAGCTAATCAGACGTTCACTTAAGAAAAATTACCAAGCTGTCATTATTGACCCAATCTACAAAGTATTGACTGGTGATGAAAACAGCGCGGACCAAATGGCACACTTTACCAATCAGTTTGATAAAGTGGCTACTGAGTTAGGCTGTAGTGTGATTTACTGTCACCACCATTCAAAAGGTGCCCAAGGTGGAAAGAAATCAATGGACCGTGCCAGCGGTTCAGGAGTGTTTGCTCGTGACCCAGACGCGTTGATTGACTTAGTAGAGCTTGATTTAAACGATAATCTGATTAAACAACGTACTGATAAAGCAAAATGTGATGTGTTTAAACGTGCTATCCAAGAGAAGAACTTAGATTATTACCAACATGGAATCACGCTTGATGATTTGCAAAGTGTCGCACAGATGAGTAAACATTTTGACAAAGCATTAGACGATATCATGGTTAGAAAGCCATACTTGCACGAAATCCAGCAAGTGGAAGAATCTATCAAGATTGCCACAGCTTGGCGTGTTGAGGGGACGCTTCGTGAATTCGCGAAATTCCCACCAGTCAATATGTGGTTCAGCTATCCAGTACACAGCGTGGATACAACAGGTGTTTTGGCAGATATTCAGTTGGAAGATGATAAGCCCCTTTGGCAAAAAGCAAAAGAATCACGAAAAAGTAAAGAACAAAACTTAAAAGAACGAAACCAAAAATTAGAGACAGCTTACAACGCTTTATTTGATGGTTCAGCTCCAGTTACTGTTCAAGAAATTCGTGAATATTTAGATTTAAAATCAAACAAAAGTGTAGAAAATTATATCAAAGAGCACAACAATTTTGATGTTAAAAAAGGAATTGTATTTCAAGTTTCAGTAAACCAAGAAGCGGAAAAGAAAGAAAAAAACTAG
- a CDS encoding crAss001_48 related protein: MEVYKLRMIIEYQELKRRTEKLGIILDRWLTDDLDFEPSCPFELLESQFHVMKAYLSILAQRAEIEHIDLGYDFVNDRSKEDY; this comes from the coding sequence ATGGAAGTTTACAAGCTTAGAATGATTATTGAATATCAAGAGTTGAAAAGACGTACTGAAAAGTTAGGCATCATACTTGACAGATGGTTAACGGATGATTTGGATTTTGAACCATCTTGCCCATTTGAATTACTTGAAAGCCAGTTTCATGTAATGAAAGCGTATCTTAGCATTTTGGCGCAACGTGCTGAAATTGAGCATATTGACCTTGGTTATGACTTTGTTAATGACCGAAGCAAGGAAGATTATTGA
- a CDS encoding RusA family crossover junction endodeoxyribonuclease produces the protein MIEFFIPMKKIPTVTHQQKKVRVIRGKPQFYEPNELKETREMFMELLAPYAPEEPMDGPLRLTTKWLFPKIKGTTNGQYKHTKPDTDNLVKLLKDCMERTGFYVNDSRVASEIIEKFWADTVGIYVRLENL, from the coding sequence ATGATTGAATTTTTTATCCCAATGAAAAAAATTCCCACTGTCACACATCAGCAAAAGAAAGTTCGTGTAATACGTGGTAAGCCACAGTTCTATGAGCCAAACGAGCTAAAGGAAACGCGGGAAATGTTCATGGAATTGTTAGCACCATATGCACCAGAAGAACCAATGGACGGTCCATTGAGATTGACCACTAAATGGTTATTTCCAAAAATCAAAGGTACGACTAACGGTCAGTACAAGCATACGAAACCAGATACAGATAATCTTGTTAAGTTGCTAAAAGATTGCATGGAAAGAACAGGATTCTATGTCAATGATTCAAGAGTGGCTAGTGAGATAATCGAAAAGTTTTGGGCTGATACGGTTGGAATATACGTGAGGTTGGAAAACTTATGA
- a CDS encoding DUF7204 family protein produces the protein MYEVIVYFDNMVDDVKVFETKESAKAEADKLGWKYRHSRLYRVEVRESK, from the coding sequence ATGTATGAAGTAATTGTCTATTTTGACAATATGGTTGATGATGTGAAAGTGTTTGAAACCAAAGAATCTGCTAAGGCTGAAGCAGACAAACTTGGGTGGAAATATCGTCATAGTCGTCTCTATCGTGTGGAAGTGAGGGAAAGTAAATGA
- a CDS encoding DUF722 domain-containing protein has protein sequence MGKLSNSQLKALDELLFDYVSIDHKIAVRKLEISDVPNTDENIGGGRSNVVSKPTENLVAKWDSDQRLNSLYAQKYAVESTLNVLDSDMTKIFWLRWARGSVNTWEEIADKMAYDRSTIYRRRQRILEIFADFYGFS, from the coding sequence GTGGGAAAATTGAGCAATTCACAATTAAAAGCACTTGATGAGCTATTGTTTGATTATGTTAGCATTGACCATAAAATTGCAGTACGTAAGCTAGAAATTAGCGACGTTCCAAACACGGATGAAAATATTGGTGGTGGACGGTCTAATGTTGTGTCTAAGCCGACTGAGAATTTAGTTGCTAAATGGGATAGTGACCAGCGTCTAAATAGCTTATATGCGCAAAAATACGCAGTAGAAAGCACGTTAAATGTTTTGGATTCTGACATGACTAAAATATTTTGGTTACGTTGGGCAAGAGGTAGTGTGAATACCTGGGAAGAAATTGCTGATAAAATGGCATATGACAGGAGCACTATTTATCGCAGACGTCAACGCATTTTAGAAATTTTTGCTGATTTTTATGGTTTTTCGTAA
- a CDS encoding helix-turn-helix domain-containing protein, whose product MAKYTYWITDEGLLLIEGWARDGLTNEQIAKNIGISRETLNQWQKRFSVISDALKSGKEVVDRQVENALFKTATGYYYDEETVTNQGEIVTVRKYSKPNTTAQIYWLKNRKRDVWTDKQEVQLEANVTTNKLDGILAQLEDDSS is encoded by the coding sequence ATCGCTAAGTATACTTACTGGATAACAGATGAAGGACTGTTATTAATTGAAGGGTGGGCTCGTGATGGTCTCACCAACGAACAGATTGCGAAAAATATAGGAATTAGCCGTGAAACTTTGAATCAATGGCAAAAGCGTTTTTCTGTCATTTCTGACGCCCTAAAGTCAGGTAAAGAAGTAGTTGACCGTCAAGTTGAAAATGCTTTGTTTAAAACTGCTACAGGCTATTATTATGATGAAGAAACAGTAACTAATCAAGGTGAAATTGTGACTGTCAGAAAGTACAGCAAACCAAACACAACCGCGCAGATTTATTGGCTTAAAAATCGTAAACGTGATGTCTGGACTGATAAACAAGAAGTACAACTCGAAGCTAACGTCACAACAAACAAACTTGACGGTATTTTGGCACAGTTAGAAGATGATAGCTCATGA